In Capsicum annuum cultivar UCD-10X-F1 chromosome 7, UCD10Xv1.1, whole genome shotgun sequence, one genomic interval encodes:
- the LOC124885818 gene encoding serine/threonine-protein kinase BRI1-like 2 — MDYNNLTGSISDLKIETCNFLLRLDLSGNQITDSVPTALSNCTALQELVLAENYFSGPIPISFGELKSLQRLDNLDLSNNNLTGPFPDSILQNLAEFSFFRDFAIELFNCGNLEWISLTSNGLSGEIPKEFSHLSSLAVLQLANNILSGQIPSNTLVFVRNVGNSCKGVGGLLEFYGIHPERLLQYLDLSYNELRGKIPDEFGDMIALQVLVISHNQLSGEIPSSLGGLKNLGVSDASHNRLQGQIPDSFSLLSFLVQIDLSNNELTGQIPQRGQLSTLPASRYANNPGLCGVSSFGITFTFGVLKSVNYNVGANFALADNYESVFSHEAKQHTWAFTWFPPRPFAVNRPRLPEEH; from the exons ATGGACTATAATAATCTCACAGGCTCAATTTCTGATCTTAAGATTGAGACTTGTAATTTCTTGTTACGTCTCGATTTGTCAGGGAATCAGATAACTGATTCAGTTCCTACTGCTTTATCTAATTGTACAGCTCTTCAAGAACTTGTTTTGGCTGAGAATTACTTTTCTGGTCCAATTCCAATTTCTTTTGGTGAGCTTAAAAGCTTGCAAAGATTGGAT AATCTTGATTTGTCCAACAATAATCTGACCGGTCCATTTCCTGATTCCATCCTTCAGAATTTAGCAGAATTTAGCTTCTTTAGAGACTTTGCAA TTGAACTGTTCAATTGTGGTAATCTTGAGTGGATTTCCCTCACAAGTAATGGACTAAGTGGTGAGATTCCTAAAGAATTTAGCCATCTTTCAAGTCTGGCTGTTTTGCAGCTAGCAAATAACATCTTGAGTGGTCAGATTCCAA GTAACACTTTGGTGTTTGTCCGAAATGTGGGAAATTCATGCAAAGGTGTTGGAGGATTGCTCGAGTTCTACGGAATTCACCCTGAAAGGCTTTTACAG TACCTTGATCTTTCTTACAACGAGCTTCGTGGGAAAATCCCTGATGAATTCGGTGACATGATAGCTTTGCAAGTGCTTGTTATATCACACAACCAATTGTCAGGAGAGATTCCTTCATCACTTGGAGGGCTAAAGAATTTGGGAGTGTCTGATGCATCACATAACAGATTGCAGGGTCAAATTCCTGATTCATTTTCACTTCTTTCTTTCTTGGTGCAAATTGACCTGTCGAATAATGAATTGACAGGGCAAATTCCACAAAGGGGTCAGCTCAGTACACTTCCTGCAAGCCGATATGCAAACAATCCAGGACTTTGTGGGGTTTCATCTTTTGGAATCACATTCACCTTTGGGGTGCTCAAATCTGTGAATTACAATGTTGGGGCCAATTTTGCCCTG GCTGATAATTATGAAAGTGTTTTCTCACATGAAGCCAAACAGCATACTTGGGCTTTCACATGGTTTCCTCCTCGGCCATTTGCAGTCAATAGGCCTAGACTTCCCGAAGAACATTAG
- the LOC124885817 gene encoding uncharacterized protein LOC124885817, with protein sequence MTSNIVECINSRLVEARELPILDFLEQVRILFGVWNRKNRDRSSFFAKSSLGGKFQQILQLNEAKSSHIMMYYNDTSENYMYHFDTSVKESTNYIYSVYEEEKKYIVQLDNRSCNCGRFQLVEIPCAHTIVVLKSKNVKKMKLYCSDYYKKETLVKTYEMSLCPMPDKRD encoded by the exons ATGACTTCCAACATTGTAGAATGTATCAACTCTCGTCTTGTTGAGGCACGTGAGCTtccaattttagattttcttgaacaAGTCAGAATATTATTTGGTGTGTGGAACCGCAAAAACAGAGATCGGTCTAGCTTTTTTGCTAAAAGCTCATTGGGAGGTAAGTttcaacaaattcttcaattGAACGAGGCAAAGTCATCACATATAATG ATGTATTATAATGATACATCTGAAAATTATatgtatcattttgatacatCT gttaAGGAATCAACGAATTACATATACAGTgtgtatgaagaagaaaaaaaatatatagttcaGTTGGATAATAGATCATGCAACTGTGGTAGATTTCAGCTTGTCGAGATACCATGTGCACACACTATTGTTGTTTTGAAAAgcaaaaatgtaaagaaaatgaaGCTATACTGTTCTGATTACTACAAGAAGGAGACACTAGTCAAGACTTATGAAATGTCACTGTGTCCAATGCCCGATAAACGAGATTGA